The Candidatus Hydrogenedentota bacterium genomic interval GCAACGCGGCCGCATCGCCGAACACCGCCGCCGCCAGCTTGTCTCTGTTAATTATACCCGAAACGCAGACGGCTTCGCCGAAAGCGGCGATAACGTCCTGTTCCGCCGCGCCGCCGGGCCCAATGACCTCATGCCCGATCTTGTCCGCATCGATCACGGGGATGCCGCGCTCTGCAAAGCGCTTCGCCGCTTCGCTCTTGCCGCTGCCCGCGCCGCCCGTAAGTCCGATAATTCTCATTTCCAAAACGCCCGCCTGCGGTTGCGCGCGGTATTATGGGGCATCGGCGAAAGACCGTCAATCTCAAGACCGCGTGGCAGTTGACATACGAAACGGCGCGGGTACAGACTGCCGGGCGCAAGTCGTGGTTCGTCATGCGCGGGCGCGGAGCGGCCGTGCCGGGCGCCTTCAAGGAGAAGAACGACATGAGTACCGTATCACGCAGGCATTTCTTCCAGGCCACGACGGCCGCCGCCGCCGGGCTCGGCGCGGGCATGGTCCCCATGAACGCGGTCAGCGCGCAGGAAGAGAAGACCACCGCCGGGCCGCCGTACAAGCTTGGCATGGTCACCTATAACATGGGCAAGGACATGGACCTCGACGGTCTTATTACGTTCTGCGCCGCCGCGGGCCTCGAGGGGGTCGAACTCCGCACTACGCACGCGCACGGCGTCGAGGTGACCCTGAGCGCGGAAGAGCGCCAGACCGTCCGCAAGAAATTCGCCGATTCTCCCGTCGTGCTGGCCGGGCTGGGTTCCGCCTTCGAGTTCCATTCCAGAAATCCGAGGGAAGTCGCGCGGAACGTCGAGGGAAGCAAGGAATACGCGCAACTGGCAGCCGACGTGGGCGCGCCCGGCATCAAGGTGCGCCCGAATGGCGTCTATGAGGACGAGCCCGTGGACCAGACCTGCGAACGCATCGGGAAGGCTTGGCGCGAAGTGGCCGCCTTCGCGGCGGACCTTGGCGTGCAGGTGCGCATGGAGGTGCACGGGAAGCATTCTTCGCTACCCGCAAATATCCGCAAAATGCTCGATGCCGCGGACCACCCGAACGCGCTCGTCTGCTGGAACTCGAACAACAGCGACCTCGATGAGACCGGCAATCTGCAGACCGGTTTCGACCTGCTCAAACACGCCATCGCGGAAGTGCATATCAATGAGATCGGCATCGGCGGCTATCCCTGGCAGGCGCTGTTCGACAACCTGAAGGCCATCAACTACAGCGGGTTCTGCCTGGCCGAGATCGCGTATAACCCCGAGCCGGAACGGTTCATGAAGTACTACCGCACCCTCTTCGACCTCTACACCCGCCGGTAGCGGCTCAGGCAAACCGCATTCCGCAGCCCGGGCGCCGCGCACGCGCAGGATGAAGAGGTTGAAATCCGCTGCCTGGCGTGTGGTTCCGGGTCTCCCCCGCGAAATACCGGTTCCTTGGCGCGAAGCGTCCGCCGCACGCGGCCGGGTGCCGTTCAGACGAGGCGCCAGGAGGGGCAACTGCTTTGTCTTGCCTGCTTTCCTACCCGGCGACGCGGCGCATGACGGCTTCGAGCGGCCCCAGCTTGAAGCGTCTCGAATACAGCGCTGAGAACGTGACTGCGGCGGCGAAGAAGCCGCAGGCAATAAGAAAAGAAGTCATCCGGCTTTGCTGCAGTATCCCCAACACGAACATGGGGCCCAGCACGAGAAACGTGTGCGCGAGATAGTGGGTAAGCGACATGCGACCGGTGGTGGCCAGTGTCTCGATGACGCGCGATTTCCGGAACCGGTCCGCCAATTCGAGGCAGACGAGAATCGCGGAGATGGCAACCAACGCGCGCGCCACCATGAACAACAGACGGGGATCCACCACCAGGAGCCGCAGCATGCCGTCCGCCAAGGCCACACCCGTGTCAGGACGGTAGAGGAAGCGCAGGAAGCCGTCGGCGCTCATCGCAAATTCGAATAGCAGGGTAATGGGCAGGAAGACGAGCAGATAGCGGCGCCGCCCCGCCTTGTCGAATATCGGCCGCTGGGCGAGCCACATGCCGACCAAGACATAGGCGGCCCAGGGAAAAACCGGATGGTAGCCGTTCAAAAAGGTGTTCCGGACGAAGCCGCTGGGCGTCAGGTAGCCGTTATACCAGATGTGCCCGTTTTCCCAACCGACCTCGTCGTCGAAAACCTGGTTGATCGCGTACGCCACGATCAGCACCAACGCCGCGCCGGCAAGGGGCGTCCAGGAAGGGCGAAAGAGGAATAGCGCGCAAAGCACCATGTAGAAACCATAGAAATGAAGAATGTCTCCCGGCCAGAACTGGTAGTGAAAGACGCCCACCGCGACTAGAAACACGCCCCGCTTGACGATGCGCGCCACGCTGTCCCGCCTGGGCGCCGGGTCACCCGATGCCAGGGCGTTGCGCGCCAGGAGCGCGAGCCCGGCGCCCATGATGGTCACAAAGGCCGGCGCCGCCCGGCCCTCCATACGCGAAAAGAACCAGACCAGCCAGCACGGGCCGGGGCCGTGGGCTTCCATGGCGTTCTTGTAGTTCTCGATGACCATCAGGAATATGGCGAGCGACCGCGCCATGTCTATGCCCACGATGCGATGGCCCCTTTTCGGCACCGCGTCGATACCGGAACGCCCCGCCCCGCAGCACGCGCCCGGCGCGGCGCGGCCGCATCCTTCCAACCCGGCTTGCTCCGCCATGCACTCCCACCCTTTGCTTCTACCGGGGGACTCCGACATGGACCTGCTCATATCCCCGCGAACTGGTCGACCGGATACTAGGGGGACACTCTCCGGCGTGTCAAGGGCATGCGGTGTTGCGCGCGTCACAGTAAGCGGGTCCTGGGTGAGCTTGTTATCGTGACGCCACTCCGGCGGTGTCACGAGAAGAGTGCGTTCCTGTATGGAATGCGCAAGCGCGCATGCGCTTTGATATTCCCGGAGTTCGCTCCGCGACAGGGAGAAATGGGGGACGTCCACCTATTTTGAGAAGAATTGGGCGCACCGCGCCTGCACACGCAGACGGGCCGCCCTCTGGTCGAGGATTCCTTCTTGAGCATACTGGAGAAGGTGTTGCGGCGCGGCGCGCACCTGTGCCGCGTGCACCCACTATTGACAGGGGAACCCAAGTGTGCTAGTTTTGGTTCGATGAAAGGAGAACGGAAGGTCAGTTGTACACGCCTCCGGGATCGGGCCGGGCCTTCCTGTTCGAGTAGGTGGGTAAACACGTCCTACGGGTAGACATCACGCGCTTAAGCTCCCTCAACACGTTTCCACGAGGCGCGGATCGCCTCACCGGGGCCGCAAGGGGGCCAAGACCACCGTGGACGATTGGTGGAGGAGGACAGATGTCTTCTTATACGGAAACTGAGTATTGCTCCGGCCCGAGCACGAAACATAACTGAACTGACAGCCGTTACGAGACTTATGAGGGCTTCGGCGTCGGGGTTCTATGCCGCGATGGCGCGGCCCAATAGTGTGATGAAAGCACCATATGACCATTGTTAAGCTTCCGTGGTAGAAATGTGAGAGGATAGAGATCTAATGAAGAAAGACCTCGAACTACAGCGTCTGCTGGACGAGCTGGGTTTGTCCGGACCCGAGCGTGCCGAGAAGCTGCGTATTCTGAAGGAAGACATGAGCAGGCCCGTCCGAATCGTGGGCATAGGGCAGACTGGAGTCGGAAAGACCGAGCTGCTGAAATCGATCTTCCGTATCTCGGAGAAGCATCTTGCGGGGTGCCTTGCGTTCAAAGGACGCAAGGAGGACTTTGACAGGTTGGAGACGGGTGCGGTTCGCTCTGTGACCAAAGAGTTCTTTTCCTTCACGATTGAAAACACGGAAGGATTCCGTGTCGAGTTTACTGACGGGCCAGGTCTTGGCGAGTCAGGCGAAACTGAAGACCGTCACCTCCAAATGTGGATCGAAGAGATTCCGCGCCACGACCTGCTCTATTGGGTTCTGGACGCCTCAAGTAGGGACATGGCTCACATCCAGCGGAACATGAGACACATCCTCGATGCGACAAAGTACCGAGATAGGCTTGTTGTCGTTCTCAACAAGGTCGACCAAATCCTCTTGCCGATCGAACTTGAGCTGAACGGAGTTGTCGGGTGGGACCCTGACCTGAACCGCCCGTCAAAAGCGCTTCTGCGACTCATTGAAGAGCGGACGGACGACATTATGGAGAAGCTCGAGAAGCACATCGCGCTCCGTCGGGAGCAGATGGTGGCCTGTTCGGCGAGGAGGCGTTGGAACCATGGTACCGTGCTCGACAAGATCCTGCAGTTCCTCCCAGAGGAGAAACGACTCAAGGCATCACGAAACCGCGAAGTCAAGGACTTCACCGAGCTCATGACAGCACGTGGCCGCCGAATTGTCAGTGGCGAAGAAGACCTTGATCCTAGTAGGAGGCCGTAAAATGCCGTACTGTCGAGACTGTGGTACGGAAATCTACGGCTCGCGGGTGTACTGCGGTGAGTGTGCCAACGACATTGTCGAGCGGTCCCGGGATAGAATCCGGGCCGCAGATACCGATGAACAAAGACGAATGTACAATGATCGAGACTATGCACATCGTTGGCTTCAGTCGCTGATAGGCTGGATCATTGGTTTGATGGACTTGATGTCCCGGATCTTCTCCGGCGGGTGCTACATCACGTCCGCAGTCGTGGCATACAGGGGATTAGCTGATGACTCTCCGGAGATGGGCCTGCTGCGTACACTGCGGGAACGGTTTCGAGAGTCTGCGGATATGACGCAAAGATATGACCTGGATTCCTACTCCATCATCGGTCCCGTTCTTCGTAATTGGATCAACTCGAGGAGGGATGCGGTCCTCATTTGGGAGTACGTGTGGCTTTACATAAAGGAGGTCATTGTTCTCGTACGGCAGGAAGAATATGAAGCAGCCTACATGGTCTTCAAAGAGCGAACACTACGCTTGCGATGGGACGTGTTGTGCGGGCGACATGAACGGGTGAAGAAAGCCCATCCTGGGAACAGCATACAGCGGAAGG includes:
- a CDS encoding sugar phosphate isomerase/epimerase is translated as MNAVSAQEEKTTAGPPYKLGMVTYNMGKDMDLDGLITFCAAAGLEGVELRTTHAHGVEVTLSAEERQTVRKKFADSPVVLAGLGSAFEFHSRNPREVARNVEGSKEYAQLAADVGAPGIKVRPNGVYEDEPVDQTCERIGKAWREVAAFAADLGVQVRMEVHGKHSSLPANIRKMLDAADHPNALVCWNSNNSDLDETGNLQTGFDLLKHAIAEVHINEIGIGGYPWQALFDNLKAINYSGFCLAEIAYNPEPERFMKYYRTLFDLYTRR
- a CDS encoding DUF1624 domain-containing protein, whose amino-acid sequence is MAEQAGLEGCGRAAPGACCGAGRSGIDAVPKRGHRIVGIDMARSLAIFLMVIENYKNAMEAHGPGPCWLVWFFSRMEGRAAPAFVTIMGAGLALLARNALASGDPAPRRDSVARIVKRGVFLVAVGVFHYQFWPGDILHFYGFYMVLCALFLFRPSWTPLAGAALVLIVAYAINQVFDDEVGWENGHIWYNGYLTPSGFVRNTFLNGYHPVFPWAAYVLVGMWLAQRPIFDKAGRRRYLLVFLPITLLFEFAMSADGFLRFLYRPDTGVALADGMLRLLVVDPRLLFMVARALVAISAILVCLELADRFRKSRVIETLATTGRMSLTHYLAHTFLVLGPMFVLGILQQSRMTSFLIACGFFAAAVTFSALYSRRFKLGPLEAVMRRVAG
- a CDS encoding 50S ribosome-binding GTPase, whose protein sequence is MKKDLELQRLLDELGLSGPERAEKLRILKEDMSRPVRIVGIGQTGVGKTELLKSIFRISEKHLAGCLAFKGRKEDFDRLETGAVRSVTKEFFSFTIENTEGFRVEFTDGPGLGESGETEDRHLQMWIEEIPRHDLLYWVLDASSRDMAHIQRNMRHILDATKYRDRLVVVLNKVDQILLPIELELNGVVGWDPDLNRPSKALLRLIEERTDDIMEKLEKHIALRREQMVACSARRRWNHGTVLDKILQFLPEEKRLKASRNREVKDFTELMTARGRRIVSGEEDLDPSRRP